Proteins co-encoded in one Arachis hypogaea cultivar Tifrunner chromosome 13, arahy.Tifrunner.gnm2.J5K5, whole genome shotgun sequence genomic window:
- the LOC112792486 gene encoding pentatricopeptide repeat-containing protein At4g33170, translating into MAQHDDLSAPPRSLPPPPSPTKTDPRAIHARAIKSVATDRATFNNLVTLYSKLESLASYSVRVFSQIRSPNVVSWTALVSAHSNTLLALRYFVSMLRHPTLPNNRTLASLFRTSAALSALPFALSLHSLSLKLALSSDPFAGSALLSFYFKCRMPHHAHKVFDEIPDRDSVCYSAMIVGLAQNSRSVDALLVLADMRHRGFASTEHSVSGGLRAAAELAALEQCRMIHGHAVVAGFDSNVVVGSALVDGYGKAGVVENARQVFEDNLAWMNLVGWNAMMAGYAQQGDHKSTSELFDSMGCQGLVPDEYSFLAMLTALYNAGMFLQADQWLTRMKVDYGLQPTLAHYTCLVGAMARAGHLEQAERVALTMPYEPDAAVWRALLSACAFHGEADKAWSMAKRVLELEPLDDSAYVIVANVLSAAGRWDDVAELRKMLRDRRVKKQGGRSWIEVQGKVHVFAAGDWKHERSAEIYRKLEEIMGEIEKLGYVPIWDELLHNVEEEKRKEALWHHSEKLAVAFGVLCGSAPPGKPLRIVKNLRICKDCHEAFKYMTRILEREIIVRDVNRYHRFVDGNCTCRDIW; encoded by the coding sequence ATGGCGCAACATGACGACCTCAGCGCGCCACCGCGGTCGCTGCCACCGCCTCCATCTCCCACTAAGACCGATCCGCGTGCAATTCACGCACGTGCTATAAAATCAGTTGCAACGGACCGTGCCACATTCAACAACCTGGTAACGCTTTACTCGAAATTGGAGAGCTTGGCGTCCTACTCTGTCCGCGTGTTCAGCCAAATCCGGAGTCCCAACGTTGTGTCATGGACCGCACTTGTCTCCGCCCACTCCAATACCCTCCTCGCCCTCCGTTACTTCGTTTCCATGCTTCGCCACCCAACACTCCCCAACAATCGCACCCTTGCCTCCCTCTTCCGCACCTCAGCTGCACTCTCTGCCCTCCCCTTTGCCCTTTCCCTCCACTCCCTCTCCCTCAAGCTCGCCCtttccagtgatccttttgccgGTTCTGCGCTACTCAGTTTTTACTTCAAGTGCCGTATGCCGCACCACGCACACAAGGTATTCGATGAAATACCTGATAGAGATAGTGTTTGTTATTCCGCTATGATCGTGGGTCTAGCTCAGAATTCCCGCTCTGTGGATGCGCTTTTGGTTTTGGCCGACATGAGGCATCGTGGTTTTGCATCCACAGAGCATAGCGTTTCGGGGGGTCTGCGTGCTGCTGCTGAGCTGGCAGCATTGGAGCAGTGTAGAATGATACATGGGCATGCGGTTGTTGCTGGGTTTGATTCAAATGTGGTGGTGGGCAGTGCTCTGGTTGATGGTTATGGTAAAGCCGGCGTTGTTGAGAATGCAAGGCAGGTTTTTGAGGATAATTTGGCTTGGATGAATTTAGTGGGTTGGAATGCTATGATGGCCGGTTATGCCCAGCAAGGAGATCATAAATCTACTTCCGAACTGTTTGATTCAATGGGATGCCAGGGACTGGTGCCGGATGAGTATAGTTTTCTGGCAATGTTGACAGCACTTTATAACGCTGGAATGTTTCTTCAGGCTGATCAGTGGTTGACAAGGATGAAAGTGGATTATGGTTTGCAGCCAACTCTAGCGCATTATACTTGCTTGGTAGGTGCAATGGCCCGTGCTGGGCACTTGGAACAGGCAGAGAGGGTAGCATTGACAATGCCATATGAGCCAGATGCTGCAGTTTGGCGAGCCTTGCTATCAGCTTGTGCTTTTCATGGTGAAGCCGATAAGGCTTGGTCTATGGCCAAGAGGGTTTTGGAACTTGAACCGCTTGATGACTCGGCTTATGTTATTGTTGCCAATGTGTTGTCAGCTGCAGGAAGGTGGGATGATGTTGCAGAATTGAGGAAGATGTTGAGAGATAGGAGGGTGAAGAAACAAGGAGGTAGGAGTTGGATTGAAGTTCAGGGAAAAGTACATGTTTTTGCAGCAGGGGATTGGAAGCATGAGAGATCCGCGGAAATTTATCGTAAGTTGGAAGAGATCATGGGGGAGATTGAGAAATTGGGATATGTTCCAATTTGGGATGAGTTGTTGCACAATGTGgaggaagaaaagagaaaggaggCTCTTTGGCATCACAGCGAGAAGTTGGCAGTGGCATTTGGTGTGTTGTGTGGGTCTGCACCACCAGGAAAGCCATTGAGAATTGTGAAGAATTTGAGGATTTGTAAGGATTGTCATGAAGCTTTTAAGTATATGACCAGAATTTTAGAGAGGGAAATTATTGTGAGGGATGTTAACAGATATCACAGATTTGTTGATGGTAATTGTACTTGTAGAGACATATGGTAG
- the LOC112792487 gene encoding pentatricopeptide repeat-containing protein At1g79540-like, whose translation MLLWKRVHFHNASGLLTKFLPRRSQHHSSADADAVVVTRDLPNRNRRLSLRFCVWVALKFESLVDQHSRNEVSCTLATKEWCSLYWDALQLLKKSEIFISSECVRALIRTYSYMGLAEEAIQCFDRMSEFDCEPDAHAYNTIMKMTTLTLS comes from the exons ATGCTGTTGTGGAAACGAGTCCATTTCCACAATGCTTCCGGACTGCTCACAAAGTTCCTCCCTCGCCGATCGCAGCACCACTCTTCCGCTGACGCAGACGCCGTCGTCGTCACGCGAGATCTCCCTAATCGTAACCGCCGACTCTCCCTCCGTTTCTGCGTGTGGGTCGCGCTCAAGTTCGAGAGCCTCGTGGATCAGCATTCCCGTAACGAGGTAAGTTGCACTCTCGCCACTAAGGAGTGGTGCTCCCTTTACTGGGACGCGCTCCAACTTCTGAAGAAATCTGAGATTTTCATAAGTTCTGAATGTGTTAGAGCCCTCATAAGGACCTATTCCTATATGGGTCTTGCTGAAGAAGCCATTCAGTGTTTTGATAGAATGTCTGAGTTCGATTGTGAGCCTGATGCTCACGCCTATAACACTATCATGAAG ATGACCACACTTACACTCTCTTGA